From Oenanthe melanoleuca isolate GR-GAL-2019-014 chromosome 18, OMel1.0, whole genome shotgun sequence, a single genomic window includes:
- the PCTP gene encoding phosphatidylcholine transfer protein: MAGPPGLRGSGGMAELEEPLSRRFSEEQFRAACRELDQPAPVAGTPWQLLVETMGVRIYRLYHEQSGLYEYKIFGGLADIPPKLCADVYMDLDFRKKWDQYVKELYEETHDGEKVIYWEVKYPFPLSNRDYVYIRECREMDVDGRKIWVVLAKSVAVPQYPEKPGIIRVKSYKQSLVIESDGKAGCKVYMYYFDNPGGMIPSWLVNWAAKSGVPAFLKDIQKACLNYSKST, from the exons ATGGCGGGgccgccggggctgcggggaTCGGGGGGGATGGCGGAGCTGGAGGAGCCCTTATCGCGGCGATTCTCGGAGGAGCAGTTTCGAGCCGCCTGCCGGGAGCTGGACCAGCCGGCGCCGGTCGCGGGGAcgccctggcagctcctggtggaGACCATGGGCGTGCGGATCTACCGGCTGTACCACGAG CAATCAGGACTTTATGAATATAAAATCTTTGGTGGTCTTGCTGACATTCCCCCAAAATTGTGTGCAGATGTCTACATGGACTTGGATTTCAGAAAAAAGTGGGATCAGTATGTTAAAG AACTGTATGAGGAAACACATGATGGTGAAAAAGTAATCTACTGGGAAGTGAAGTAcccttttcctctctcaaaCAGAGAT TATGTCTATATTCGGGAATGCCGGGAGATGGATGTGGATGGGAGGAAGATCTGGGTTGTGTTAGCAAAAAGTGTGGCTGTTCCTCAGTACCCTGAGAAGCCTGGTATTATCAGAGTTAAAAGCTATAAACAAAGCCTGGTAATTGAAAGTGATGGCAAGGCTGGATGTAAAG TCTATATGTACTATTTTGATAATCCTGGTGGCATGATTCCATCCTGGCTGGTCAACTGGGCTGCCAAG AGTGGTGTGCCTGCTTTCTTGAAGGATATACAAAAAGCTTGCCTTAATTATTCTAAGAGCACATAG